The following coding sequences are from one Gossypium raimondii isolate GPD5lz chromosome 4, ASM2569854v1, whole genome shotgun sequence window:
- the LOC105780657 gene encoding probable glutathione S-transferase — MAEEVKLLKTWSSRFGLRVVWALKLKGIPYEAIDEDLSNKSALLLQYNPVHKKIPVLVHNGNPISESLVILEYIDETWKQNPILPQDPLHRARERFWAKFSDEKLLPSVWGAFTKEGKDREEAMAATMENLKFVEEELKGKKFFSGEKIGLVDLVFGWLANLISIFEEVSGFNIVGEGYPLLSAWMQEFSELPVIKDTWPPRDKMIIKYQARYDKYQPAK, encoded by the exons atggCAGAAGAAGTGAAGCTTTTGAAGACCTGGTCAAGCCGTTTTGGATTAAGGGTTGTTTGGGCGTTGAAGCTCAAAGGTATACCATATGAAGCAATAGATGAAGATCTGTCCAACAAGAGCGCTTTGCTTCTTCAGTATAACCCTGTCCACAAGAAAATCCCAGTTCTTGTTCACAATGGGAACCCCATCTCTGAATCCCTTGTGATTCTTGAATATATTGATGAGACATGGAAGCAAAATCCCATATTGCCCCAAGATCCTCTACACAGAGCCAGGGAACGGTTCTGGGCCAAATTTAGTGATGAAAAG CTACTACCATCAGTATGGGGTGCTTTCACCAAAGAAGGGAAAGACCGAGAGGAAGCTATGGCTGCAACGATGGAGAACCTGAAATTCGTAGAAGAAGAGCTGAAAGGAAAGAAATTCTTCAGTGGAGAGAAGATAGGCCTGGTAGATCTTGTTTTCGGTTGGCTTGCTAACTTGATCTCTATTTTTGAAGAGGTATCTGGCTTCAACATAGTTGGTGAGGGATATCCATTGTTATCGGCCTGGATGCAAGAATTTTCAGAACTCCCTGTGATTAAAGATACCTGGCCTCCTCGTGACAAGATGATCATCAAGTATCAAGCACGTTATGACAAATACCAGCCTGCAAAATGA